The Belonocnema kinseyi isolate 2016_QV_RU_SX_M_011 chromosome 2, B_treatae_v1, whole genome shotgun sequence nucleotide sequence TATGAACAGGGTAATAATAGTATATTACTTCACAAGTAAAGTTAGGAACGTCTTTACCAtacgagtgatgtaagatattttttcaaaaccagCCTATGTTAAGAGCCTATAGAGCCTCCTAAAAAGTGAGCGTCCGAAAGCCCTGTACCGAAATGATGCAAGAAAGTCCTATGAAGTAAATGATTTTTGATAATGATAATCACTGGTCGAACAGCCTTCTGCTTTGTTTTTACTATCTGTCAAGTATATAACTTTGCGACTTAATTGCTTATAATCGACGGTTCACGGATTCTGTCGTTGTAGATGAAAATATACGATTGATGTAGGAGAAATCTGTTTGAGCTGCGATTGGTATTTTCGTGTGGGATGAGATTTGAAAATAGTTCGTTCCAAGGTAAAGTNNNNNNNNNNNNNNNNNNNNNNNNNNNNNNNNNNNNNNNNNNNNNNNNNNNNNNNNNNNNNNNNNNNNNNNNNNNNNNNNNNNNNNNNNNNNNNNNNNNNTTCAACTTTTACCCGAATTTTCTCTTGCAATTTCGACTGGACTTGGTGCTGAACTGCTCATGGAGTCGGATTTTTTATGGTCACctacaatttcaaaattggcaATAAAACCTCCAGAAATCATATTGAATGCAATTCGAGGAACAACGATCTTAAGTATAAACTGAACCTGGACAAATCGCATTAAATATAATTCAATGAAACTCACTTTCTTCATCAGAAGTACTGAATATGCTCCGCTTCTTTGGTCGAACTTCATCTTCAGATTCACTGATTGCCTTTctttttcatacatttatatTGTGAATTGTCAAATTTAAGTTTGATCCTAGGGAAAATCATCTACGAATTCTATGAGTATTGATTGGAACTTTTTGTAttcatgaatataaattttaacttttgccaTTATTATCTGTTAGAATTTGGTGTGAACTTGTTGCTGAGGCGCTCATGGAGTCGTTTTTTCCGTCGTCATCTGTAATCGAAATTCGAGGCTTCGCAACTGTGGAAGAAAATTTGATTACAAGCCAGAAATACATATTAGGAACTCCGAAAGCAGTATGAGggttataaaattatattgcaaatctgaaaaattcaatttgatctaAGGGAAATTCAACGGAGAattcttaaaactattaatttgaatGTTTCTCTTAATGAacgtaaattttcatttttaccagAATTTTCTCTGTGTATTTCGATAAGTCGTGGTGCTGAGGCACTTGTAAAGTTGTTTTCTTCGTTGTTACCtacaatatgaaaattaaaaattaaatttccagaaatcgTGTTGATTgcaatttaaatcagaaaaatgttgaatatagAGTCCATACTTCGAACTTCAGGTTGACAATCAGACATTATTGGAGGAGAAGCGATGGTAGGGTGATGATTTTTCATAGATAACGAAGTAAAAGGCTGGAATATACTCAACGCGGTATTCATTAACTTATCTTGCTTATTGAGTTTTGTTCTGAACTTGGAGTCACGGATGGTCCTTTTCACCGTTTCGGCTTTCTCTTGCAGTGTTTTAACGGCGTCAGCAGTCGTATACACATACTATTTTGATTGAACTAGctgcttataaaataaaataattattattgtacgaTAATATTATGATATTATAATATCCTCTGATTGTTTAGAATAAGTACAGTGAGAGTGGTGGAGAGAGTAGGCTCAGGAAAGAATTTGAGAGATCGAGGAAAGAGGATGGAAGAGGGATAGCTTTTTTTGATACCCTTGACACAAGAcgttttggaatttaaaatttaatcattttgagaAACTTTTCAATCccatacaattttgaataatatacgTTGTACTGTGAGATGAATGAAAAACGTACTAGCATGTCTACGTAATTCGATGAGGTATTCTGGCCATATCCCCAAAGGTGGCGACGCATTTCTCACTAGTTTGCGAAATTCATTAATTGTCGTCTTAGTGTATGGTGGAGGAGGATACCTAGTGAAAATTCGATTCTCATCGTCTACTCTCAGTCAGTGACATGGAACGAAATCGACTTGATTCTGAGAACAATTCCTCTCATTAGCCTGTTTATCATCACTttctgaatttgattaatttcttacATTCTCCTTCGATTGAAGAAACAGTACCACCTGGTACTTCTTCATTTCTATGTAAGGTTTATTACCTGCATTGAAATAATCAAAGAATAATTATGGAACATCAATTAAATGAGTATCTTTAGGTAGCTAATCTGTTcgcgttgaaatttcaatcacaatacatttttttctgataattcatgatttttagttgaaaactcaaatccttggttaaaacttaaactcgTTTGTGAAATATcacttctttttcattaaaaattcatctgtggtTCACGACCATTGGTCATAAGTATGGCTATCCTACGGACGCAGAGGGATAGGCGACAATTAACACAACCTACAAAATTAttgatcaatatttattttttatcatgttttaaatactattttatgGATTCCTTCCTTATTGTGTTGAGTGATTTCAAAGCAGGATATACAGTTGATCATACATTGTCTTTCTTATTTAGAGAAGAATAAAAAGTAGGGGAAAAGAGGCCAAAActagaaaaatgtatattatctCTGTCTATTTTTCTTCCTTGCATCTTGTCACCCATGGTTATTATCAACAGCACAAAAACTGTCACTCTTTGGATCACTCACTTCAAACGACTGATTGGGCGAGAGCGGTGATTGGCTGAAACTTTCCCGCTCCATTCAGATTCCATTGTTACTATTGGTTATCATTATGCACCACTCTCTTGCCCATAACGGAGGCGCGCGAATGTTGAAAATCGTATTAGGAACAAAACTCATTgttttatttaacttttgaatatGTAGAAGGAAAAATTTATACTGTGAAAAgtattttagttcgaaaatattgaaacttttcaatatgaaatgctCATCCtttataatttctataattattattcaatttcgtcaattttatcgtggcttgaaatcattcaaaaatctaTAAGTGGTACATacatttaatttacaaaacttaGATTCACACAATTAAATTAATACAACCAATTTGACATTTGACTGATTTGGGATCGCTCTAATGAAGGGCAATAAAACACTTCTTCTGaaggaaaaactttttatttttctttgcttttaaattatttattactccTAACATACAAAATTCTTCTGTACAAAATCGGTATTTCAGTcctaaattattcaaactttttaatattaaatgcttATCTTTTATAATTTCCATAATTATTATACGATTTCGTTAATATTGTCGCGTGTTGAAATCGTTTAGAATTCTACAagcaatacataaattttattttaaaatttacatttacacaaTTAAATTAACACAACAAATTTGACACTTGAATGTTTTGGGATCTCTCAAATTAAGGTCAATGCAACGCAGAAATATGTCGgatattttccaaatattctcaattaatgGATAAGAGGTATTGCGTACATATGTTCTCTCCCATGGATTCTATTTTTCATATGCAATAGAACCATTTTCTATTTTATAGATCTAATTGAGAAAGTTTTTAGATAGACAGACGGACGTCTTTCTAGTTCCCACATATCGAGCAGGTTCGATTCGAGAGGAtacgtaaaaattgattttcttttgttctaaattttccCTTCCATCATCATGGATCGAGTAGGtccaatcaatttttcaattttaaaaatcatcccATTGTTGAGCAAAACTAAGTTGTCAGGTGATTTGCTGGCGATGATGTATTCTTTATATTTGATTTTCGAATGTACATCTAGAACACTTTTCAGAATCTCAATTTGAGGTGGCATGACagctttattgttttttatataatattcttcGTGTAGCCTCCTGCAAAGTTGAGCCAGTGGTCGCAAAGCAGTccgaagttttttttcatttttcctaaaagACTTTCAAAGGGAAAAGCTGTGATGCGAGACAAGCTGCAACCCATTTCTGTTACATCATCAGCCAAGCGaattaaatgatgaaaattctaaatttgcgaTTTAGCACCGTAAAAACCGGGCAATGCTCTAAAAAAAATCAGCAGGTAACTTTTAGCCTATTGATTGTACACGCGACACACTTCTTCGCAACACAAAATCCGACAAGCTACGTGGAAAAGCAGGAAGTGTTTAAATAATCGTGTgggcaatatatttttcaaaacaataggcCTACAATAAAGCACAATAAAACGGAATTCTGTTGCTTTCCACCTCGGAAGAAATTTTGTTGAACGTGTTTTCCTTTGAAATTATGCGGGAACAAACTTATTCAAACTCTCCATTCTTTGAGAGAGTTCTTCTTTCATTCTCGCACTAAAACGCACATTTAAATCTCCGTGAAACCACCGTTCCATTAAACTTTTCATAACTCCCAAACAGAGGTGCATGAAATCAAGCACGAAAGAAGATATATTTATTGGTGGATTGATATCGAGCAGAGGNNNNNNNNNNNNNNNNNNNNNNNNNNNNNNNNNNNNNNNNNNNNNNNNNNNNNNNNNNNNNNNNNNNNNNNNNNNNNNNNNNNNNNNNNNNNNNNNNNNNgcaaagcatgaaggtgccacttctcgcttataatctaaacacGAGAAGTGgccaccttcatgctttgctcgcccgagataggactttaatgttttgatgaagcgagcgagcatcttctattTTTGGCCAACTTatagcttcatcttgttcaattctgcgatttaaaactttctagtgcttacttcttggttagctttttattgtttatatttttggttaagtatcatctagtcgatcgcgtgcgttggcatcctatcgttaagACGCCTCGATTtgtcaatctgacttcaacacaaaactttccGGCAAACATTAATATTGTTTTaggttttcccaatcatttctgtctgctgaggattacaccaaacactgtcacgatagcacttcctattttcaaccgagaccgtctgagaggggtccagccagaccgcttcgatgaatctttgaaatttttgcaatcgagtccGTCTGAGAGGGCCAAGGCCAGAACCCTGTCAGACCGTCTTAAGTAGACGGTCTAGATTCGGTCTAGCCAGCCGATCTCTCTACTTAAGACTGCcgcgaaatttttccacacgggtccCTGGAAATGTGTAATGTTAGGTTGAATGTGCTTTAGAAACATTTTTCTGCTACATTTTGTTCGAAGTTATAGCCGATTTTGTAATTGAATGATATTTTATATTATCAACGATAAGTCATTAATTGAAAGAGACAATATAATTTCTCGTAATTTTATTTACGTACATATCCTTGCACTATTCATATGCATAAGAAGATGGAAAATTACAAATGTATAATGCAGTTTCCCATACTAAGTAATACGCGTTTTAATGAAAGACGTTAGGCACCAGGAAGGGAGCATGCAGCCAATTTTGGaatcaatttgaaactaaaaaaatacagtttctaAATAgaactattattttatttcttgaatatatttattactaaaaaatgatttcttgattGTTATTAGATGTAAATTATAACATGAAAAAGCTGTTTCACCCAGAACACTTTTTTCTTATACTAGTTTATAtctaaattattctttgatttaAGGCacattattattaagttttacaattaacaTAAACggctttaataatttaaaatggtttagaaaaagaagaagaagtttCGATATAATTATAAAGGCATCGGAGTTGCTTCTTTAATCACCATCAAAAAGTAAAACTGTATCTTATTCAGTGATGTTGACGAAAATTAATTAAAGGTTTATAACTATTAAACATAATGCAATAAGAATTTGGTCAATTTATTACTGAATTTTGTTGAGATGGCGTAAAATAATATGGACAGACAAGTAACCTTTTCGATTAGTTTTAAAGCCACAATAGTCGCAGGTGAATTGTGGATTGACTGCTGCATGTTCTGAACGTTTATGTCGATGTAAAGAAAACTAACCAAGCATAACTCCTAGAACATTGGTCGCATTTATGCTTTATTGCCGAATTTTATAAGTTTGTCTTCTCATGCACCTGCCCTATATGTGTCTTTAgatgactattttgtttaaatcgtttGTCGCAAAATTTACATCTGAACTGTGGACTGACTCCGCATTCAAATTTTATATGCTGATTTAAATGCTTTTTCCATTTATATCTGCGAGCACACTTTTcacatttatactttttttccAGTTCCTGTTCTGATTCCTGAATTTTCTGACCATTTTTTGAGGCTGTGACTTTGTTTTTGACAGCAAAATTATCGGTTTCTTTTAAATCTACGACATGCAATTTGggcatatattttttatagtgttCTTGACTTGTATAATCTTGAGCTGAAATTATAACATTatgtattttacaattctttgttccaaatttttatttggatattttgATTACAAATCCGTTCATACCTTCGATAATTTGTTTCTTCATTTCCAATGATTCATCAATGCTATGTTCAATTTCGataatttctttcttaatttcaaatttttcgccaTGGTCGTCCTGAATTTCGCAAGCAAAATCCTTTTCGTTATTTTTACACAGCACACTGTATTGTtcattttgatgtttaaaaaaatattcttcataatATCCTGTTGATATTATTCTTGGTTTCTTCCAATTACTATTTAATTTCcctaaaaaaaggaaagaatatgAATTAGAATATTTCAATGGTAAAATAATTCTCATTGTATTATAATTGAACTGTATATAAATTTCCTGGTgtatgcttcaaaatattttccagtttGTCACACTAAAATTGAGATTATTTTAtcgttatttaaatttatgattttgccTTGAAGTTAATTAAGATGTTTCAGAAATAATATACGTAATCATATTTCGaatgttttatttcttttaaaaagagtttctgctctctttttcttataaattcaaaaataaaagactGTTTACGTGCAGAAATGTTAATTTATTAACtaagaaacaaatatataaatttcttgaaatacttaaaatactaagaataataaaaataataatcaatcaaCACTTTCTTATCTacgaaaaaaatggttgtttaaactttaaaagacgATCTTGTAAATCTTCGGTATAGAGTTTTATGCGATTAGTTTGATAAAAGTCCAGggatttttcgttaaataatttACACTTTCGCTTACTTCTTAGTGACAGACACTGGAAATTTATAAGAATGTCTCCAAGATTTTATGAGACTGACCGCATAAAACTCTACATCGAAGATTAAAGCAAAATTCTAAAAGtaacgattttttatttggagACTTCTGTTTCCTATCTCGTATCAATTGGCTGAATATTCAAACATTTGTTCTTTCAATAGCGGTTTCGATctttatctgatttttttctgCTTCTCGCATAGATTTTCTGGAATATGTAATTTCTGATGTTCGAAAAACCTTCTAGGATAGATGAGACCAGAAGCGTTAGTCATAAACGGCTGGTTAACgatctctttcttttctttcagGCTGCAAGAATGCATGCTATAACTTAattcattttgatcatttttttcaaaagttatcctggTTAAAAACTATTACGATACTACACACACTTTCTTGAAAATCGTTTCTTCTGGCCGTCGaggttaaattttatataattctcaTTAGAGtgagaatgtaaatattttatattttctaaaagtatTTTAGATCGATAgcgaacaaaaataaatgtactttttCGGAACCTCTGAAAGGGCAAATTGCGTATTATGAAGTAATTTTCAGAACAAgttatttaagataaaaacatATTATGTAATGCACAGTAGAGTGTTCACGACCAGTATTATAAACTTCGTAAAGTTTATTGTTTAgtgcatattattatttttttaaatggcgcGAAGAAATGTGCGATGACAAGTGTGATTTCTGATTTGCTTTATGTCCGCAAAAATCGCAAATAAATTGTCGTTTGACTTCTGAGTGGTCTAAACGTTTATGCCGATACAAGTTTTTTAGCAAAGTGTAACTTCGAAAGCATTTGTCACAATTATAAGACAATACTGaagttttcaagtttattttatgaTGCACGCGACCTACATGGGCATCCATGTGGCATTTCTGTTTAAATCGTTTATCGCAGAATTTACATTTAAACTGCGGCGGTTTTTCGCATTCCAATTTTTTATGACGCTCCAAATCTTGTTTATATCTATAGCTTCGAGCACACTTTTTACATTGGTTCTTCTTTTCCGCTTCCTGTTCTGACTCCTGAATTCTCTGCTTTTTATGTGTCGGCAGTTGTTTGATAACCGccaaatcagcagtttctcttaTATAGACAGCACAAAAATTTGCATCATATTTTTTAATCCGTGTTTGATCTGAGGTGCCTtgatctgaaaattgaacaaaatgtaATTTGCAATTTATTACTTCATCAtcttatttagaatattttaatttaaaatctgatCATACTTTCGATTATTTCTTCCTTAATTTCCAAAGCTTCGTCATTGCTACGTTCCCTCTGGAGATTTAAAACACGTCCCCTTGTCGATCTTCTTCTTGTTTTTGTTATATCGCTGTTTGAATTTCCTGAAATAAAATCACGAAAATGAGAATTAgaatattgaaatggtagaatgatTAATCATTATCCTATAATTTATCTGTATATAATTTTCAGGTGAGTTTTTACAAAGATTCTATAGTTGTTAATACTAAAAGTGACCTTCTTCTACCTTTATTTGAACTTTTCATGTTACAATGTTGGACCAtacagttcattttttatttaggttTAGTTAAATGTTTCATAGATACACCATCAATTATAATTCGAGTATTATATATCTGGATTAAATCTATAAATCTATAAACTTTTTCAACTTAAATCGTGGaaacaaaatcagtttaaaaaatattgtacaaggaacttaaaatacttaaaattctaCGAATACTAAAAATGGCAATCAATCCATACCTTCTCATTCACCAAAAAAATTGCTGTTTCAGATTTAGGTGACTCTCTATGAATCTTGGATATAGAGTGTTACAGGACTAATCTTATGGAATTAccgtgaatttaaataaaatagaaaacctAGGCGCAGCTTGGGCAAATTCTTATCTCGCCTGCGGGATTTCGCAATTCGCGTTTGAATACTTTCGGATACTCTCGATTCCTTAGGCCTTTTAAAAGTAACAATTTGATAAACCattggtttttaaaatattttttaaatgtagcctAGTGTGGAAGGAAATCGGATATTTTCATTGTTTAGAACCGCTATCACGATTAAAAGAGAAACTATCAGTCTTATCCAAAAATTGTACTCAGAAAGTATGGATAAATTTTTAGATCATTTCGGGATAAGCAATTTTCTTTCTTAACGTTTATTTATATCTTATATAATGTTGCTGTAAAATGGTACTTTTGGAGCttgaaacagattttttaatgGATAAAACCAGAAATGGTGGTTAAAAGCAGCTGATTAAAGGTGCCTTCTTTTccttttaggacttaaaaaagtATTCCAAACCTTAATTCACTCTGAACCGTCGaacaatgagaatgtaaaaattccacATTTGAGAAAAGTAGTTAATGTCAATATCGAGCCAGaatcaatttactttttaaaaaccttCGAAAAGTGAAAATGCCCATTATGTAGcggtttttcatttaaaaaatctaagataCTAATATCTAATGTAATGCGCACGAAAGTGTTTTCAAACGAAATTAGAAATTTCCTGATCActgttaaaaaatgattgcaaTTATAANNNNNNNNNNNNNNNNNNNNNNNNNNNNNNNNNNNNNNNNNNNNNNNNNNNNNNNNNNNNNNNNNNNNNNNNNNNNNNNNNNNNNNNNNNNNNNNNNNNNGTTTTTAAGTAGAAACCTAATCCCCAATCACCTGTATTTACGTTAAAATTCTAACATTCAcatcgaatttgaaaaaaaattccacccGCATGTTGCATTTAAATGATATATAAGAATTTAGTCGataattttaagattattcattcattttttaatatttgaccgGATTTGAAGGCATCAAAGTACTTTGTGTTCTCACGCACTCTGTTTTACCgactttaatatacatgtataataATTTCACAGCAAGATGgtacattaaaatttaagttatgtTTAATGTTTGGTATGCGATATTAGTATTTAAGATGGCGTGAATTAATATGTTTCGACAAGCTACAATTTCGCTTAGCTTTATGTCCGCAAAAATGGCTAGTAAATTGTGGTTTAAATGCTTCGTCTTCTGAACGTTTATGATTATTTAAAGCCCTGAGTATAGCATAACTTCGAGAACATTGATTGCACTTATAtcttgattttgatttttctgaGTGGCGCCAATTAATGTGTTTTAACAAGCTGCTTTTCATTTACGTTTTGTGGCCACAATAGTCACAAATAAATTAAGCCTTTTCTGCTACGTGTTCTAAATTCTTATGTCGAATTAAACCATTTAACCAAGTATAACATCGAGAACACTGGTCGAATTTATGTATCCATACCGATTTCCTTGAGTATGCTTTTTGATGCACAAGACCTACAACTGCGTGGTCTCAACGTTTATGTCGACTTAAAGAACTTAACCAAGTATAACTTCGCGAACATTTGTTGCAATTATACCTTTTTTCGATATCTGTAAGTGCAGTGTACTAATGTGTTCTTTCAAGGTACCTTTCCTATTTGAGTAATATCTGCAAAAATCGTATGTAAATTGTGTTTTAATTGCAGCATGTTCTAAATGTTTATGGTCATTTCAAGCACTTAAGCACGTGTAGCttcgagaacattttttgcaattatgCCTCGTTTTCGGTGGCTGTGAATTTGCATTCTGATGCTTGCGACCCACATAGCATGAAGTAGTGTGTTCTGACAACTGTGCTCTCCGATTCGCTTTATATCCGCAAAAATTGCAACTAAATTGAGGTTTAGATTTTTCGTGTTCTAAACATTTGCGTCGGTTTAAATCTCTTAGCCTAGTGTAACTTCGAGAACACATGTTGCATACATGCATTGCTTACGGTGCCTGCATGTGACGTGAAGTAATGTGTCTTGAAAAGCTATGTTTCAGATGTGTCTTAAATTcgcaaaaattgcaaaacattgGTTCTTTGACTACTTCGTATTCGTAACGTTTATGTTTATTTCAACTACTTAAAGAAAGATAACTTCGAGCACATATGTTGCATTTATGTTTTAATACCGAGTTCTTTGAGTTTCAAGTATAGTTTTCGCATTTGTACTTTTTTCCGATTcctgttatacattttttgaatgttttcctTCTTATGCATGGGAAGCTTGTCAAAAACAAAACTATCAGTTTCTTTTATATCTACGGTATAGAAttttgactcgaatttttcattccatttttcaTCTGTAGTAccttgatctgaaaatttaacataatgttttttgcaatttgatacttcatagttttgttgaaaatattttggttaaaaatctggcAATACGTTCGATCGTTTCTtccttgattttcaaaattttgctattactatatttaattttgatcacttcctctttaattttcaaagcttcGTCATTGTGGTATTAAATTTCACAAGTAAAGtccttttcattattttcaaacctATTTCCTTCTTGTTCCAACCACTCTCGGGTTTCTctgaaaaattcgcaaaaaacgTGAGTGAGAATATTTCAATAGTAGAATAAATTGATCATCATAATAAAACAAAACATTATATAAGCCacccatttttttcaagatattctaatttttcaattaaatgttgacactattatttgtttattgaaatctTCATCTACACTAATGGTGTTCTAATTTCGGGCCATATGCCTTATTTTCTCTTCTGGGTTCACCTAAATGTCTCGTACATACTTATATTTcggatataatattttattcacaataCACAGTATATGCACAACATTGTATAAGTTTAAACTAACAGACTGTTTACAAAGCAGAAAAGTTAATCTATTATCTCAGGTACAAATATATTTGACGTTCTTTTCGATCGTTATTTAGGACGCATTCGTAGTTTCGTGAACAAGTGTCAAAAGTATCGATTTTGAGGGTTCGACGAGAAATCATACTTCAAACTATACTCTAtctgtaaaaattatactatttctcgTAAGTGGCCGAAAGTAATTTTCCCTGAGATatggttaaaataaattcattggcATATTTTGCACTTTAAAAGGCATCAGTCGAAGAATATttcgtcaaatttaaaaaaaaaaaaattttaaataagccaGTGACAAAGCGTTATCGAGGACGTCTTTTCTCGTAGaattatcggaaatcaaaaaccgaataaatttaatttaaagataagtCTTTTTTACGCCCTacgtcgttttttttaatttaaatttttgtgtggtcatttgaaacaaaaatagagatttttcacacagaaattcgccattttgtagctgtaaaatctcttcaattaaaaaaaacgacgTAGAGGGaggtattttatatgtaaatagTGTTTACAACATTTGAAAACAATCGGTGCAGTAGTTTTTGAGTGAAATTTGGCACCTACTTTTAAAAAGGAAGTTTCCAGTAAaatgcgtttaaaatttaaaacttcgaaaaagTGAAGCAATACCTTCACTTTTTCAACGTATACTGAATTATCGATTCTAGCTtcataaagaatattttctgCATCAAAATTTACAGAAAGTTCTGGCGAATATGATGACAAAATCACTGCGCGGCAACTGCTCGACCGACGAATGACAATCTTTTGTGTGCTTCTTCTCGCGTCGAAGGGGCGGAGATTTAAAGTTTAATAGCTTAGAGAGTTTTGCTCCCaatgacttaaaattttaacaaaaaatttttgaaatgttatagtataagaaaatgttaagaaaaatattcgattttttaaagacaCAAGACCCTATACTTCCTCCTTAAATTGCGTTTTTTTGCGAAAGATATGTATTTAAAGTTCCAACTTCAAAAGTGTCCCAGTGACTCGTTTTTCAATCGAACGTACTAAATCTGGGCctataataaacaaattgattaatatttgctGTTATATATTTTACgttcacaaaattttgaaaacgaacaCTAAAATAGTGAAAACAGTACAAATATTATTCAATCAGTACCTTCTCAAACCTATTTTTTCACAAGTAAACACGACGTATAATAACAAATtatgtttataagaaaattaattattgttgataTCGAAGGGAGACAAACAAGAATTTTATCAAGcagtattataaatttacaaagggACATAATTAAGTgcgctttattattatttaaggtgGCGTGAAGCAATGTGTTTCAACaagtttattttctgatttgTTTGATGTCCACAATGAGCGCAAATGAACTGCCGTTTGACTGCTGCATGGTCCAATTGATTATGTCGATTTAAAGCACTTAACCAAGTGTAACTTCTCGAACATTTGTCGCATTTATACCTAGATTTCGATGTCTGTGAGTGTAGGGTAGTAATGTGCTTTTTCAAGGTAGCTTTCCTATTCGACTTATATCCGCAAATATCGCAAGTAAATTGTGGTTTAAATGACGAATGTTCTAAACGTTTATGTCTACATAAACCACTTAACCAAGTGTAACTTCGAGAACATTCGTCACAATTATAACTTGTTCTCGATGGCTGTAAATTTGTTTCCTGATTCCTGCGACCC carries:
- the LOC117167970 gene encoding zinc finger protein 808-like; the encoded protein is MKKQIIEAQDYTSQEHYKKYMPKLHVVDLKETDNFAVKNKVTASKNGQKIQESEQELEKKYKCEKCARRYKWKKHLNQHIKFECGVSPQFRCKFCDKRFKQNSHLKTHIGQVHEKTNL
- the LOC117168366 gene encoding zinc finger protein 43-like isoform X2, which gives rise to MIEIEYCNDETLEIKEEIMKGNSNSDITKTRRRSTRGRVLNLQRERSNDEALEIKEEIIENQGTSDQTRIKKYDANFCAVYIRETADLAVIKQLPTHKKQRIQESEQEAEKKNQCKKCARSYRYKQDLERHKKLECEKPPQFKCKFCDKRFKQKCHMDAHVGRVHHKINLKTSVLSYNCDKCFRSYTLLKNLYRHKRLDHSEVKRQFICDFCGHKANQKSHLSSHISSRHLKK